The Argentina anserina chromosome 3, drPotAnse1.1, whole genome shotgun sequence genome includes a region encoding these proteins:
- the LOC126785733 gene encoding abscisic acid receptor PYL11-like: protein MIQMNSYHIHALFPNQCSSSLVQIIDAPLSLVWSILRQFDKPQAYKLFVKSCIMFSGDGGAGSIREVIVCSGLPGKTSVERLDKLDDENHVLNISIVGGEHKLVNYKSTTTAHVEEEGRKTIVVESYVVDIPAGSSKEDTCLFADTIIGHNLRLLARVAERMD from the coding sequence ATGATCCAAATGAACAGCTACCATATTCATGCTCTCTTCCCAAATCAGTGTAGCTCAAGTCTGGTGCAGATCATAGATGCACCACTCTCTCTGGTTTGGTCAATCCTTCGCCAATTTGATAAACCTCAGGCCTACAAGCTCTTTGTAAAGAGCTGCATAATGTTCTCTGGGGACGGAGGCGCTGGGAGCATTCGTGAGGTGATAGTTTGCTCTGGTTTACCTGGTAAAACCAGCGTAGAGAGGCTTGACAAGCTCGATGATGAGAATCATGTCCTAAATATTAGCATCGTTGGCGGCGAACACAAGCTTGTCAACTACAAATCTACGACTACGGCGCATGTAGAGGAAGAAGGTAGGAAGACTATTGTGGTTGAATCTTACGTGGTGGATATTCCTGCTGGGAGTAGTAAAGAGGATACTTGCTTGTTTGCTGATACTATCATAGGTCACAACCTCCGGTTACTGGCTAGAGTTGCAGAACGGATGGATTGA
- the LOC126786156 gene encoding abscisic acid receptor PYL12-like, with amino-acid sequence MESYHCHALLPNQCGSSLVQTINAPLPLVWSVLRQFDKPQVYKQFISSCKMCAGDGGIGSIREVEVHTGLPAKTSMERLDRLDDDKHVINFSIVGGEHKLVNYSSTTTVNEDKDRKTLVIQSYVVDVPAGSSKEDTCLFTNTIIQCNLRSLAKVTERMSALDKLVCRIEGSIR; translated from the coding sequence ATGGAGAGCTACCATTGCCATGCCCTCTTACCAAACCAGTGTGGTTCAAGCCTGGTCCAGACCATAAATGCACCGCTTCCTCTCGTTTGGTCAGTTCTTCGCCAGTTTGATAAGCCTCAAGTCTACAAGCAGTTTATAAGCAGCTGCAAGATGTGCGCTGGAGATGGAGGCATAGGAAGCATACGTGAAGTTGAAGTCCACACCGGCTTACCAGCCAAAACCAGCATGGAGAGGCTCGACAGGCTTGACGATGACAAGCATGTCATAAATTTCAGCATTGTTGGTGGAGAACACAAGCTAGTGAATTACAGCTCTACTACGACAGTGAACGAAGATAAGGATAGAAAGACTCTTGTGATTCAATCTTATGTGGTGGATGTTCCTGCTGGGAGTAGTAAAGAGGATACTTGCTTGTTTACTAATACTATCATACAGTGCAACCTTAGGTCCCTGGCTAAAGTTACAGAAAGGATGTCTGCTCTTGATAAACTAGTTTGTAGAATTGAAGGGTCTATAAGATAG